From Parasphaerochaeta coccoides DSM 17374, a single genomic window includes:
- a CDS encoding DUF2804 domain-containing protein → MRENEIIAAQELLDEKGHLVNPGWSRSLFARYDQSKIKASRLRIKDWDYYYVGDGRNVLALTIADLGYIGLVTVTVINLEEKTEHNVTAMPLLPLGRLGVPVGDLSGDVRYRDKKLDVSFIDKGEIRTLLCHVPAFKDGQSLDAEITLHQPPMDTMVIATPWKENPKAFYYNQKVNCMVAEGIVTIGKEKIAFDPSTAFSTLDRGRGVWTYDNTWYWGSGNGIVDGSPFGLNIGYGFGDTSRASENIIFFKNEGHKLGRLTFGIPQESYCREELPWSFVSEDGRLDMQMKPVYDRRALIKIGPILNDGHQVFGVFSGHVLLDDGTKLRFKDIHGFAEKIHNKY, encoded by the coding sequence ATGAGGGAAAATGAAATCATCGCTGCGCAGGAGTTATTGGATGAGAAAGGGCATCTTGTAAACCCCGGATGGTCACGTTCTTTGTTCGCACGCTATGACCAGAGCAAGATCAAGGCCAGTCGCCTGCGTATCAAGGACTGGGATTACTATTATGTAGGTGATGGGCGGAATGTGCTTGCCTTGACGATAGCCGACCTGGGATATATTGGTCTTGTGACAGTGACGGTGATCAATCTGGAAGAAAAGACGGAACACAATGTTACGGCAATGCCTTTATTGCCTTTGGGCAGGCTGGGCGTTCCGGTCGGGGATTTGAGCGGTGATGTACGCTACAGGGATAAGAAACTGGATGTGAGTTTCATCGACAAAGGGGAAATCCGCACCCTGCTCTGTCATGTTCCTGCCTTCAAGGACGGTCAGTCGCTTGACGCGGAAATCACGCTTCACCAGCCTCCCATGGATACCATGGTGATCGCGACTCCATGGAAGGAGAACCCGAAAGCCTTCTACTATAATCAGAAGGTCAACTGCATGGTGGCAGAGGGCATCGTGACAATCGGCAAGGAGAAGATAGCATTTGATCCTTCAACGGCATTTTCCACCCTTGACCGTGGGCGGGGGGTATGGACGTATGACAACACATGGTATTGGGGCAGTGGCAACGGCATTGTGGACGGCTCGCCATTCGGACTCAACATTGGTTACGGATTCGGGGATACATCACGGGCAAGCGAGAATATCATTTTCTTCAAGAATGAAGGGCATAAGCTCGGTCGCTTGACGTTCGGCATCCCTCAGGAAAGCTATTGCAGGGAAGAACTCCCGTGGTCTTTTGTGTCGGAAGACGGACGGCTGGACATGCAGATGAAACCTGTTTACGACCGGCGAGCGTTAATCAAGATAGGCCCTATCCTCAATGACGGGCATCAGGTGTTCGGGGTGTTCTCAGGACATGTTCTCCTTGATGATGGGACGAAGCTTCGTTTCAAAGACATCCACGGTTTTGCCGAGAAGATACACAACAAATATTGA
- a CDS encoding RNA recognition motif domain-containing protein has product MAKKIYVGNMNYRTTEDQLRDLFAQYGTVSSANIIIDRETHRPKGFAFVEMEDDGAADAAISQLDGKEFDGRNLRVNEAIAKSRPVRSYRD; this is encoded by the coding sequence ATGGCAAAAAAGATTTATGTCGGTAATATGAATTACCGCACCACCGAAGATCAGCTTCGGGACCTGTTCGCTCAGTATGGGACTGTTTCCAGTGCCAACATCATCATTGACCGCGAGACACATCGCCCCAAGGGCTTTGCGTTCGTTGAGATGGAAGATGACGGTGCTGCTGACGCAGCGATTTCCCAGCTCGATGGAAAAGAATTCGACGGCCGCAACCTTCGTGTCAACGAAGCCATTGCCAAGAGCCGCCCTGTCCGCTCTTACCGCGACTAA